From the genome of Pelobacter propionicus DSM 2379, one region includes:
- the lexA gene encoding transcriptional repressor LexA, translating into MIPLTDRQQKVLDFITSFIKTNSFPPTWRDIAAHLGITSTFGVNRHLDALEKKGWIKRAGTSRRIVLTSQEVRSISLPIVGTVRAGHLQPAVEDIQGFFAVDQEQVKGDGCFLLRVKGDSMIGAGIFDGDLALVRPQPVADNRDTVVVMVDGEATLKWFHREQNRIRLQPANPNMAPIFVGPDKDVSIVGKVIGIYRQLE; encoded by the coding sequence GTGATCCCCCTTACTGACCGACAGCAAAAGGTTCTGGATTTCATCACCAGCTTTATTAAAACCAATAGTTTCCCACCCACTTGGCGGGACATTGCGGCGCATCTGGGGATTACCAGCACCTTCGGAGTGAATCGGCATCTTGATGCCCTGGAGAAGAAGGGGTGGATAAAGCGAGCGGGTACTTCACGGAGGATTGTATTGACCTCACAGGAGGTGCGGTCGATATCGCTGCCGATTGTCGGAACGGTACGGGCCGGGCACCTTCAACCTGCTGTCGAGGACATCCAAGGGTTCTTTGCCGTGGATCAGGAACAGGTGAAGGGGGATGGCTGCTTTCTATTGCGGGTCAAGGGTGACTCGATGATCGGCGCCGGGATCTTTGATGGGGACCTGGCTTTGGTACGCCCCCAGCCAGTGGCTGATAATCGTGATACTGTGGTCGTCATGGTGGATGGCGAGGCGACCCTGAAATGGTTCCATCGCGAGCAGAATCGTATCCGCCTGCAACCGGCCAACCCAAATATGGCTCCGATATTTGTTGGTCCGGATAAAGACGTGTCGATCGTCGGCAAGGTAATTGGCATCTATCGACAGTTGGAGTAA
- a CDS encoding lytic transglycosylase domain-containing protein has product MRRLPGICLFIISLACLPVHAGAFCFEEAGSLYGISPQLLWSIAKTESNFNPGAINRNSNGTYDYGLMQINSSWAKRLGKTWNDLGEPCTNVKVGAWVLAQCIQDYGYTWRAVGCYNSRTPSKGDRYAGKVYRVLVGYARPQAMTIVAANSTPRIESPWDEVFGNAVR; this is encoded by the coding sequence ATGCGCCGATTACCGGGAATCTGCCTGTTCATCATCAGTCTTGCCTGTCTGCCGGTGCATGCTGGTGCCTTCTGCTTCGAGGAAGCCGGAAGCCTCTACGGCATCTCACCCCAACTGCTCTGGAGCATTGCCAAGACGGAAAGCAACTTCAATCCCGGGGCAATTAACCGGAACAGCAACGGCACCTACGATTACGGCCTCATGCAAATCAATTCGAGTTGGGCCAAGCGACTTGGCAAGACCTGGAATGATTTGGGCGAGCCATGCACGAACGTGAAAGTGGGAGCCTGGGTCCTGGCCCAGTGCATCCAGGACTATGGTTACACCTGGCGAGCTGTCGGTTGTTACAACTCGCGTACTCCGTCGAAAGGTGACCGTTATGCCGGCAAGGTCTATCGGGTTCTTGTGGGGTACGCCAGGCCGCAGGCAATGACGATCGTTGCCGCCAACAGCACACCCAGGATCGAATCACCATGGGATGAGGTGTTCGGCAATGCTGTCCGCTGA
- a CDS encoding type IV secretory system conjugative DNA transfer family protein, with protein MFKSSSPHKTTNPEFMTSIGTGVQMERPTRIVPISIPDEYRKRHMFVFGTTGVGKTRLCENLIEQDIMKGNSVVYFDPKGDQQIFTKIFEVARKAERLKDLMLVTPIFPEYSAVIDPMAYYFMPDELVGHIVSGIQGGREPFYRNIAKEITTAIISANIIIADWEKRLPRQNMDAIRQSIRRSSLSSTMGLLQEIKRPEALLNAGMIQDILESPQEYYSKVSSTLRTCLMELSSGNIGKIIGQADSNRFISRLERKKGVIMVVHTGTMITREAATTLGKVLLSMIQSFIGRVYLSDKQKVFPPLSIYIDEAQSLFYQGIEDLFAKAGSADVMVHAFAQSVNQIYAAIGEEYGKSILDNTNTKIFMRCSDAETSEYVVRHFGVRNVLTGIFGSNQVTTREVEQDILKVQDILGLQPREFYMLTYSGRYKGVTRDARDPQLKIVFPSAPSSVTMSRGAA; from the coding sequence ATGTTCAAGTCCTCATCGCCCCATAAAACCACCAACCCGGAATTCATGACCTCCATCGGCACCGGAGTCCAGATGGAGAGACCGACACGGATAGTTCCGATTTCGATCCCTGATGAATACCGAAAACGGCACATGTTCGTATTTGGCACTACAGGGGTCGGCAAAACGCGACTCTGCGAGAACCTTATTGAGCAGGACATCATGAAAGGCAACAGCGTGGTCTACTTCGACCCCAAAGGTGACCAGCAGATCTTCACCAAGATTTTCGAGGTCGCCCGTAAGGCAGAGAGACTCAAGGATTTGATGCTGGTAACGCCGATTTTCCCTGAATACTCAGCAGTCATCGATCCTATGGCCTATTACTTCATGCCGGACGAACTCGTCGGGCATATTGTTTCAGGCATCCAGGGCGGACGTGAGCCATTCTACCGCAACATTGCAAAGGAAATCACTACTGCCATCATCTCGGCCAACATCATCATCGCCGATTGGGAAAAACGTCTTCCCAGGCAAAACATGGATGCTATCAGACAAAGCATACGCCGCTCATCATTGAGCAGCACAATGGGGCTACTGCAGGAAATCAAGAGACCCGAGGCGCTGCTAAACGCCGGCATGATCCAGGATATCCTTGAATCTCCCCAAGAGTATTACTCGAAGGTGTCTTCAACATTACGCACCTGCTTGATGGAGCTTTCCTCCGGCAACATCGGCAAGATTATCGGCCAGGCCGACAGCAACCGTTTCATCAGCCGACTTGAACGAAAGAAAGGGGTAATCATGGTCGTGCACACCGGTACCATGATTACCAGGGAGGCAGCCACAACACTTGGCAAAGTCCTCCTGTCGATGATCCAGTCCTTCATCGGCAGGGTCTATCTCTCTGACAAGCAGAAAGTATTCCCGCCGCTGTCCATCTACATAGACGAGGCCCAGAGCCTGTTCTACCAGGGCATTGAGGACCTTTTCGCGAAGGCTGGGTCAGCAGACGTGATGGTGCATGCCTTCGCCCAGTCCGTGAACCAAATATATGCCGCCATTGGCGAGGAATACGGTAAATCGATCCTCGACAACACCAACACCAAGATCTTCATGCGCTGTTCTGATGCTGAAACATCCGAGTACGTCGTACGGCATTTCGGCGTGCGCAACGTGCTGACCGGAATTTTCGGGTCCAACCAGGTCACTACCCGTGAAGTGGAACAGGACATTTTGAAAGTGCAGGATATTCTGGGGCTGCAGCCAAGGGAATTCTACATGCTGACTTACTCCGGTAGGTACAAGGGGGTGACTCGTGATGCCAGAGACCCGCAGTTGAAGATAGTCTTCCCGTCGGCGCCATCTTCCGTAACCATGAGCAGAGGGGCCGCATGA